Genomic DNA from Pongo pygmaeus isolate AG05252 chromosome 16, NHGRI_mPonPyg2-v2.0_pri, whole genome shotgun sequence:
TGTATCCCAGGAGTTCGCCATTTAGTGCAGTTCACAATCAGAATTTCTTTTAACAAATCATATTCATTGAAAATGATAGTCACCATCtggacagttctggaggctacagCTAAACtggtttgaagatattttctcttcttaataatattctgttgtgtttATCCTTTGCCAAGGTTCTGTGACTCCCCGACCAGTGACCTGGAAATGCGCAATGGTCGGGGTAGAGGCAAACGCATGCGTCCCAACAGTAATACACCTGTCAATGAGACAGCCACAGCCTCTGACAGCAAAGGGACCAGTAGCAGCAGCAAAACCCGGGCAGGAGCCAATAGCAAAGGCCGTCGGGGCAGCCAGAATTCTTCAGAGCATCGCCCACCTGCCAGCAGCACTTCTGAGGATGTTAAGGCCAGCCCTTCGTCAGCTAATAAGCGGAAAAACAAACCCCTTTCAGACATGGAGCTGAATTCTAGCTCAGAGGACTCCAAAGGGAGCAAGCGTGTCCGTACTAATTCCATGGGCTCAGCCACTGGCCCCCTTCCTGGGACCAAAGTAGAACCCACTGTTCTGGACAGAAACTGTCCCTCCCCCGTCCTGATTGactgtccccacccaaactgCAACAAGAAGTACAAGCACATCAATGGACTTAAGTACCACCAAGCTCATGCCCATACAGATGACGACAGCAAGCCGGAAGCGGATGGGGACAGTGAGTATGGAGAGGAACCTATTCTCCATGCAGATCTTGGGAGCTGCAATGGTGCATCTGTCTCACAAAAAGGTTCCTTGTCCCCTGCCCGCTCAGCTACCCCCAAAGTTCGACTTGTAGAGCCCCATAGCCCTTCTCCTTCAAGCAAATTCACCACAAAAGGCCTCTGTAAGAAAAAGTTGAGTGGGGAAGGGGACACAGACCTTGGGGCCTTATCCAATGATGGCTCTGATGATGGACCCTCAGTGATGGATGAAACAAGCAATGATGCCTTTGATTCTTTAGAAAGGAAGtgtatggaaaaagaaaaatgtaaaaaacccTCTAGTTTAAAACCTGAAAAGATTCCTTCCAAGAGCCTAAAGTCAGCCCGTCCCATTGCCCCTGCCATCTCCCCGCAGCAAATCTACACCTTCCAGACAGCCACCTTCACAGCAGCGAGCCCAGGCTCTTCCTCAGGCTTGACTGCCACAGTGGCACAAGCCATGCCCAACAGTCCCCAACTCAAGCCCATTCAGCCCAAGCCCACTGTTATGGGAGAACCTTTCACAGTCAACCCTGCCTTGACTCCAGCcaaggacaagaaaaagaaagacaaaaaaaagaaggaatcttcAAAGGAACTTGAAAGTCCTCTGACCCCTGGGAAGGTGTGTCGAGCAGAAGAAGGCAAAAGCCCATTCAGGGAATCTTCAGGAGATGGGATGAAAATGGAGGGGCTCCTAAATGGCTCATCAGACCCCCACCAAAGCCGACTGGCTAGCATCAAGGCTGAAGCCGACAAGATCTACAGTTTCACGGACAATGCCCCCAGCCCTTCCATTGGAGGCAGTAGCCGCCTTGAAAACACTACCCCTACTCAGCCCCTGACTCCCTTACATGTAGTGACCCAGAATGGAGCTGAAGCCAGCTCAGTCAAAACTAACAGCCCTGCATACTCTGATATCTCTGATGCTGGGGAGGATGGGGAGGGCAAGGTAGACAGTGTCAAATCAAAGGACACTGAACAGTTGGTTAAAGAAGGGGCTAAGAAAACTCTTTTTCCCCCTCAGCCTCAGAGCAAAGACTCACCATATTACCAAGGCTTTGAGAGTTACTATTCTCCAAGTTATGCACAGTCCAGCCCTGGGGCTCTGAACCCCAGCAGCCAGGCAGGAGTGGAGAGCCAGGCCCTGAAGACAAAAAGGGATGAGGAACCTGAGAGCATAGAAGGGAAAGTGAAGAACGATGTCTGTGAGGAAAAGAAGCCCGAGCTGAGCAGTTCCAGTCAGCAGCCCTCGGTCATCCAGCAGCGTCCCAATATGTACATGCAGTCCCTGTACTACAACCAGTATGCCTATGTACCCCCCTATGGCTACAGCGACCAGAGTTACCACACCCACCTTCTGAGCACTAACACGGCTTACCGGCAGCAGTACGAAGAACAGCAGAAACGCCAGAGCTTAGAGCAGCAGCAGCGGGGAGTGGACAAGAAGGCAGAGATGGGCCTGAAGGAGCGGGAGGCAGCACTCAAGGAAGAGTGGAAGCAAAAGCCATCAATTCCACCAACTCTCACCAAGGCCCCCAGCCTGACAGACCTGGTGAAGTCAGGACCTGGCAAGGCCAAGGAGCCAGGGGCTGACCCAGCCAAATCAGTCATCATTCCCAAGTTAGATGACTCTTCAAAACTCCCGGGCCAGGCCCCTGAAGGCCTTAAAGTGAAGCTGAGTGATGCCAGCCACCTAAGCAAGGAGACCTCTGAGGCCAAGACAGGCGCTGAGTGTGGTCGACAGGCAGAGGTGGATCCAATACTCTGGTACCGACAGGTAACTGTTGCCCTGGGAGGAAGTGGAAATACCGTATGATAATCGTCTATCTTCCTCACAAATAAGGGCTGTCCTTATATAGGGGTTCAACGGAATTGAGATTAGCAGGAGAGATGTataattttaagaattctttacCTTTGTAaactattttaatgttttttattttattttaatattactattttttcgagatggagtctcactctgttgcccaggttagagtgcagtggtgtgatcttggctcaccacaacctccgcctcccaggttcaagcaattctcctgcctcagcctcccgagtagctgggattacaggcacacgccaccacgcccagctaatttttttttgtatttttagtagagatggggcttcaccatcttggtcaggctggtctggaactcctgacctcaagtaatccacctgcctcagcctcccgaagtgctgggattacaggcatgagccactgcacccagccaattttttttatttattttattttttaattttttaatttttttcgagatggagtctggcactgtcaccccggctggaatgcactggcgcgatctcagctcactgcaacctctgcctcccgggttcacacgattctcctgcctcagcctcccaagtagctgggattacaggtgtgcgccaccacacccggctaattttttgtatttttagtagagatggggtttcaccatgttagccaggatggtcttgatctcctgaccttgtgatccacccacctcggcctcccaaagtactgggattacaggcatgagccaccacgcccggccgtaattttttttatttttatgtttttacagAGACCAGAGTccctctgtgttgcccaggctggaatgcaatgatgtagtcatagctcactgcaatttccaactcctaggctcaagcagtcctcctgcctcagcctcccaattaaccaggactacagatgcatgccaccacacccagatgatgttttaattttttgtagagaggggtgtcactatgttgcccaggctggtcttgaacccctggcctcaagcagtcctcccgcctcagcctcccaaagcacagggattcatattaatgttttttaaaaagcacttttataTCCATAGCAGGTGTTTTTTCCGTTTGACAGGAAAGGCCCAGACAAGTTAGCTTGATTTGTCTGGGGTTACTTGAGACCTCActagcagagccaggattagaaCCCAGGTATCTCGATTCCTTGTCTGTGTTTCCTCCACTGTTTGGTTCCTATGAAATGAGTTATTGATGGTCTCTCTTTTTTAGAGTAGGTCCAAAGTATACTCAGTTACTGAGTTTGTTTAACAAGGATTTTATAGGTTGAGTTAGAACTAGGAACTTGGAATCTCATATCTTGCTCTGCTCATGAGACTTAGAATGTCTTCCCATCCCTCTTGGTATAATAGTtatgcctccctccctcctctgatCTGAGTGTCACTTATAAGCTTTCCAGCCCCTGAGCACGCTCTGAAAAAGTGAAACAATCTAAACATCTTGGATGGGGCAGCCTTTCCTATTTCAGTCGTTTTCCCAGAATGCTTGTTCTCACCTAGAAAACATCCACTGATGCATGGATggattttccttttctccccctGCCCCATCTTGTTCCCTGTGGGTGGGTGCAGAGGTGGGCGCAGGGGCTTTTTAACCAAAAGGGAGCAGAGTTGGATTATAAACAAAATCAGTAGAGGCCAAAATCCTACTCTGCCCCAGGTATCTAGTACTAATTATCTGCTCTGGTGGTTCTACTGGGACCTTGGGCTTGAAATATATCTTGTCTTATCTGTACAACACCCAGTCGTTGTTCTGTGATTGTTGTAGGAGGCAGAGCCCCGGATGTGGACATATGTTTATCCTGCCAAGTACTCAGACATCAAGTCAGAGGATGAGCGGTGGAAGGAGGAGCGGGACCGCAAATTGAAGGAGGAAAGGAGTCGGAGTAAGGACTCTGTCCCCAAGGAAGATGGGAAGGAAAGCACAAGTAGTGACTGCAAGCTGCCCACGTCAGAGGAGTCTCGCCTTGGGAACAAGGAGCCCCGGCCAAGTGTCCATGTGCCTGTGTCCTCCCCGCTCACCCAGCACCAGTCCTACATCCCCTACATGCACGGCTATTCCTACAGTCAGTCCTATGACCCCAACCACCCCAGCTACCGGAGCATGCCTGCTGTGATGATGCAGAACTACCCAGGTACAGCACCAAGTGCCAGCAATATTCCATTCACTGGAAGGGGGAATGAAGCACAGATTTCACGTCCAGAGTTTTCTTGCTCAGCCCCAAGGCATATTGAGGCTCGCTTAGATGACAGCCCTTTTTTCACTGAGTCATTCTATGAGGTGGCCACCATAACCCATAGTTCCTTGAATGACCCATAATGATAGTCTGTGTGACTACCTCTCTCTCCCTTGCTCCAGCTCAAGGATTGCCTCTGTAGTCAGTTTTCATTGCTAACTAAAGGTAAAACTCCTTCTCTGTCACTGCTGTCTCCCCTCAGCTGGAATTTGTAAACCATATACTCCACATTTTGcagtgtgctaggcactgtgggaGGTACAAAAGAAGTAGAGCCATTGAGTTCCTTCCACTCCCGGAGCTTACAGCTTAATCATAGTGGAGAGacacaaagaacaaataaaatgcaaaccATAACAATGCATGGATTCAGTTGCCAGATCATGTTCACCTGTCAAGTAAGAAGAGCCATCTGAAGTCAGACTGGGGGGAAGTCCTGCTAGATTCAGCTTG
This window encodes:
- the ZNF609 gene encoding zinc finger protein 609 isoform X1 yields the protein MSLSSGASGGKGVDANPVETYDSGDEWDIGVGNLIIDLDADLEKDQQKLEMSGSKEVGIPAPNAVATLPDNIKFVTPVPGPQGKEGKSKSKRNKSGKDTSKPTPGTSLFTPSEGAASKKEVQGRSGDGANAGGLVAAIAPKGSEKAAKASRSVAGSKKEKENSSSKSKKERSEGVGTCSEKDPGVLQPVPLGGRGGQYDGSAGVDTGAVEPLGSIAIEPGAALNPLGTKPEPEEGENECRPLKKVKSEKMESPVSTPAVLPIHLLVPVVNNDISSPCEQIMVRTRSVGVNTCDVALATEPECLGPCEPGTSVNLEGIVWQETEDGMLVVNVTWRNKTYVGTLLDCTRHDWAPPRFCDSPTSDLEMRNGRGRGKRMRPNSNTPVNETATASDSKGTSSSSKTRAGANSKGRRGSQNSSEHRPPASSTSEDVKASPSSANKRKNKPLSDMELNSSSEDSKGSKRVRTNSMGSATGPLPGTKVEPTVLDRNCPSPVLIDCPHPNCNKKYKHINGLKYHQAHAHTDDDSKPEADGDSEYGEEPILHADLGSCNGASVSQKGSLSPARSATPKVRLVEPHSPSPSSKFTTKGLCKKKLSGEGDTDLGALSNDGSDDGPSVMDETSNDAFDSLERKCMEKEKCKKPSSLKPEKIPSKSLKSARPIAPAISPQQIYTFQTATFTAASPGSSSGLTATVAQAMPNSPQLKPIQPKPTVMGEPFTVNPALTPAKDKKKKDKKKKESSKELESPLTPGKVCRAEEGKSPFRESSGDGMKMEGLLNGSSDPHQSRLASIKAEADKIYSFTDNAPSPSIGGSSRLENTTPTQPLTPLHVVTQNGAEASSVKTNSPAYSDISDAGEDGEGKVDSVKSKDTEQLVKEGAKKTLFPPQPQSKDSPYYQGFESYYSPSYAQSSPGALNPSSQAGVESQALKTKRDEEPESIEGKVKNDVCEEKKPELSSSSQQPSVIQQRPNMYMQSLYYNQYAYVPPYGYSDQSYHTHLLSTNTAYRQQYEEQQKRQSLEQQQRGVDKKAEMGLKEREAALKEEWKQKPSIPPTLTKAPSLTDLVKSGPGKAKEPGADPAKSVIIPKLDDSSKLPGQAPEGLKVKLSDASHLSKETSEAKTGAECGRQAEVDPILWYRQEAEPRMWTYVYPAKYSDIKSEDERWKEERDRKLKEERSRSKDSVPKEDGKESTSSDCKLPTSEESRLGNKEPRPSVHVPVSSPLTQHQSYIPYMHGYSYSQSYDPNHPSYRSMPAVMMQNYPGSYLPSSYSFSPYGSKVSGGEDADKARASPSVSCKSSSESKALDILQQHASHYKSKSPTISDKTSQERDRGGCGVVGGGGSCSSVGGASGGERSVDRPRTSPSQRLMSTHHHHHHLGYSLLPAQYNLPYAAGLSSTAIVASQQGSTPSLYPPPRR
- the ZNF609 gene encoding zinc finger protein 609 isoform X2, which translates into the protein MSLSSGASGGKGVDANPVETYDSGDEWDIGVGNLIIDLDADLEKDQQKLEMSGSKEVGIPAPNAVATLPDNIKFVTPVPGPQGKEGKSKSKRNKSGKDTSKPTPGTSLFTPSEGAASKKEVQGRSGDGANAGGLVAAIAPKGSEKAAKASRSVAGSKKEKENSSSKSKKERSEGVGTCSEKDPGVLQPVPLGGRGGQYDGSAGVDTGAVEPLGSIAIEPGAALNPLGTKPEPEEGENECRPLKKVKSEKMESPVSTPAVLPIHLLVPVVNNDISSPCEQIMVRTRSVGVNTCDVALATEPECLGPCEPGTSVNLEGIVWQETEDGMLVVNVTWRNKTYVGTLLDCTRHDWAPPRFCDSPTSDLEMRNGRGRGKRMRPNSNTPVNETATASDSKGTSSSSKTRAGANSKGRRGSQNSSEHRPPASSTSEDVKASPSSANKRKNKPLSDMELNSSSEDSKGSKRVRTNSMGSATGPLPGTKVEPTVLDRNCPSPVLIDCPHPNCNKKYKHINGLKYHQAHAHTDDDSKPEADGDSEYGEEPILHADLGSCNGASVSQKGSLSPARSATPKVRLVEPHSPSPSSKFTTKGLCKKKLSGEGDTDLGALSNDGSDDGPSVMDETSNDAFDSLERKCMEKEKCKKPSSLKPEKIPSKSLKSARPIAPAISPQQIYTFQTATFTAASPGSSSGLTATVAQAMPNSPQLKPIQPKPTVMGEPFTVNPALTPAKDKKKKDKKKKESSKELESPLTPGKVCRAEEGKSPFRESSGDGMKMEGLLNGSSDPHQSRLASIKAEADKIYSFTDNAPSPSIGGSSRLENTTPTQPLTPLHVVTQNGAEASSVKTNSPAYSDISDAGEDGEGKVDSVKSKDTEQLVKEGAKKTLFPPQPQSKDSPYYQGFESYYSPSYAQSSPGALNPSSQAGVESQALKTKRDEEPESIEGKVKNDVCEEKKPELSSSSQQPSVIQQRPNMYMQSLYYNQYAYVPPYGYSDQSYHTHLLSTNTAYRQQYEEQQKRQSLEQQQRGVDKKAEMGLKEREAALKEEWKQKPSIPPTLTKAPSLTDLVKSGPGKAKEPGADPAKSVIIPKLDDSSKLPGQAPEGLKVKLSDASHLSKETSEAKTGAECGRQAEVDPILWYRQEAEPRMWTYVYPAKYSDIKSEDERWKEERDRKLKEERSRSKDSVPKEDGKESTSSDCKLPTSEESRLGNKEPRPSVHVPVSSPLTQHQSYIPYMHGYSYSQSYDPNHPSYRSMPAVMMQNYPGSYLPSSYSFSPYGSKVSGGEDADKARASPSVSCKSSSESKALDILQQHASHYKSKSPTRLMSTHHHHHHLGYSLLPAQYNLPYAAGLSSTAIVASQQGSTPSLYPPPRR